Within the Ananas comosus cultivar F153 linkage group 25, ASM154086v1, whole genome shotgun sequence genome, the region TTGCGATTATGACATCTTAAGataatttgttatttgttttcttaaacCAAAGTTGCATGATTGTGATAGGCCTGCAAAGAAATGGAAAGAGCTGTAGGCTGAGGTGGATCAACTATTTGAGGCCCGGATTAAAGCGCGGAATCTTTTCGCAGGAGGAGGAGCAAATTGTTATGAGCCTTCAGGCCCAGTTAGGCAATAAGTAAGGAGCTGCAAAATGTTTTCAAGTGAAATTGTTGATTCAAGTTTTACATTTAATAGttgccgaaaaaaaaaaaaatcatataaagcAATCAAAATTTGGCTCTCTGATTTTAAGTGATTTTACGATTCAGGTGGTCGCAGATTGCTGCGCACTTACCAGGAAGGACAGACAACGAGGTAAAGAACTACTGGAACTCCTACCTCAAAAAGAGAGTTGCGAAAGCCGAAGGCTCGGCTGGTTCCAGCTCTACAATATCATCTGCTGACTCAACTGGCCACAACCGAAACCCCCGCGACGAAGAGAGCAACAAGATCACACCTCCTCTCTCTACCGAGCCACTCGAAGTGTCGAACCTCGACTCAGGCCAAACTATAACAACAAGCAGCAACCAATGCAGCTCATCGAAAGGCGCGGCCGACGCTCTCCTCCCTAAGGTTTTGTTCTCCGATTGGCTCGCATTCGATCAAGAGAACAACTTGAGCTTACCGAGCCTAAACGACGGCTCGAATTGCATCAACTGGGGCTCGCGCTCAACCTGTTTATATGCCAATGAAGGTTTACAAATGGACCAACAGTTTAGCAGTGAATATGAGCATGAAGCCGCAGTTCAAATTCCCGGAGGCGGATTCTTTGATCTCCTCTTCATGGGAGGGGGTTATGGTAGCTTCAACACAAATTATGATGCATGCTTTTGATTAGCGAATAAACATAAGCAAATTGTGAGAAACATGTATCTTAGAATGTGGAGACATTTGAGTTGAATATTCTTTTGtatgtaaatttgaatttatatccttataaataaatattgaaaatgctCGTGTAAATATAGAGAAATATTCAAAAATGTTCTCGAAAATAGCGAAAATGGTTGTTTAGTCAAAAAATGGTGCATCAAGATTCGGAGATAACTAGTCAATGGTAGAAATGATTTGATTGGAGTAACTAATAAACGTTAGAAAAGTATTGAAATCAAATGTTATAAAATACGATCCGAGAAACACTTGGGCCGGGTTGtggaagaatatatatatacacatgtgaGCCCGGTCTAAATTGACCGAGTTGGGCCGGTTTTTTGGGCCTATGATTTTACGAACCGGCCCGATTCGATAAACCGGGTCGGATGGGTCGGCCCGTTTTGCTCGGTCCAAGACAAATTGCCTTCGCTTCGTATCAACGCGATCACGTCATTAACGCCAAACACCAATCCTAACCCCACCTAAAAGATCAATCTCAGCCGTCCGATGGACGCCACGTGGATAACAAGAAGTGGGGCCCACTCATCCGCCCAATGATGGGGCTCCGGTGCTTCTTCGTAATCGTCGCCCCCCGAGCCTCTTCCCCATCCGACCttcgccctttttttttttctctttctctctctctctctctctctctctttttctcccttCTATATTTCTTATATACGCGTCACTAATGGAGTAGAGCCTTAATTTTTAGCTTCGAAACCCTCGTCGTGGTATCTTGAAAGCTCCATTTCTCCTCCGATCCGCCTCCCTTTTCGATCCCCCACGGAGAATCCGAGGTGGGCTCCTCCGATTTCGGGATTCTCTCTCGTTTAATTTGAGTTTGATTTGTTGTTTTAGGTTATGATGGATCGAGGTAGTATTCGTGGTTATAATCGTGGAATTTTGATTCGTTTTGCTAAATTTCAGCTAGCTTTTATACTTGTATTTAAACGAAGCCTAGCACGATTAAGTGTTTATGGTTTATATGCTTGTGTGTGTACGTGATCTTTGAATTAGTAAGTAATCTGAGTTTATTAGAGAAACTATCTGTAATGAGAACTTAATTTCCATAGAATTTTTAGTAGGAATTTCAATTTTGTCTTACTCATATTATCCATTAATCTTTCATGATATTCGTGTTTTTGAATTGTGGAATTAAGTGATTAAACTGTTTTCACCGTTTAATTGaccaaaaaatccaaaaaatccaaaaaatcatT harbors:
- the LOC109703729 gene encoding transcription factor MYB6-like, whose amino-acid sequence is MGCRTCEKPKMNYRKGLWSPEEDQRLRDYILNHGLSCWSAVPAKAGLQRNGKSCRLRWINYLRPGLKRGIFSQEEEQIVMSLQAQLGNKWSQIAAHLPGRTDNEVKNYWNSYLKKRVAKAEGSAGSSSTISSADSTGHNRNPRDEESNKITPPLSTEPLEVSNLDSGQTITTSSNQCSSSKGAADALLPKVLFSDWLAFDQENNLSLPSLNDGSNCINWGSRSTCLYANEGLQMDQQFSSEYEHEAAVQIPGGGFFDLLFMGGGYGSFNTNYDACF